In the genome of Streptomyces sp. V2I9, one region contains:
- a CDS encoding TIGR03842 family LLM class F420-dependent oxidoreductase — protein MDFGLVLQTDPPASAVVGLMRRAERNGFRYGWTFDSAVLWQEPFVIYSRILEHTEKMTVGPMVTNPGTRTWEVTASTFATLNDMYGNRTVCGIGRGDSAMRVAGRPPNTLARLGEAIDVIRDLAEGREALVGGQPVRIPWVKDGRLPVWMAAYGPKALALAGQKADGFILQLADPFLAEWMIKAVRDAAADAGRDPDSVTICVAAPAYVGDDLDHAREQCRWFGGMVGNHVADLVARYGEHSGLVPEALTAYIAGRSGYDYSHHGRTGNPDTAFVPDEIVDRFCLLGPVEAHIEKLRALREMGVDQFALYNMHDAREATIDAYGAGVIPALSD, from the coding sequence ATGGACTTCGGACTCGTCCTCCAGACCGACCCGCCCGCCTCGGCCGTGGTCGGCCTGATGCGCCGTGCGGAACGCAACGGGTTCCGCTACGGCTGGACCTTCGACTCGGCGGTGCTCTGGCAGGAGCCGTTCGTCATCTACAGCCGCATCCTGGAACACACGGAGAAGATGACCGTGGGCCCGATGGTCACCAATCCGGGCACCCGCACCTGGGAGGTCACCGCCTCCACCTTCGCCACCCTGAACGACATGTACGGCAACCGCACCGTCTGCGGCATCGGGCGCGGCGACTCCGCGATGCGCGTCGCGGGCCGCCCGCCCAACACGCTGGCCCGCCTCGGGGAGGCCATCGACGTCATCCGGGACCTCGCGGAGGGCCGGGAGGCCCTGGTCGGCGGGCAGCCGGTACGGATTCCCTGGGTGAAGGACGGGCGGCTGCCGGTGTGGATGGCGGCGTACGGCCCCAAAGCCCTGGCGCTGGCAGGGCAGAAGGCCGATGGCTTCATCCTCCAGCTCGCGGACCCGTTCCTGGCCGAGTGGATGATCAAGGCGGTACGGGACGCGGCGGCGGACGCCGGCCGGGACCCGGACTCCGTCACCATCTGCGTCGCCGCCCCCGCCTACGTCGGGGACGACCTCGACCACGCGCGGGAGCAGTGCCGCTGGTTCGGCGGGATGGTCGGCAACCACGTGGCCGACCTGGTCGCCCGCTACGGCGAGCACTCCGGCCTGGTGCCCGAGGCGCTGACGGCGTACATCGCCGGACGCTCCGGCTACGACTACAGCCACCACGGGCGCACCGGCAATCCGGACACGGCGTTCGTCCCGGACGAGATCGTCGACCGGTTCTGCCTGCTCGGTCCCGTCGAGGCGCACATCGAGAAGCTACGGGCGCTGCGGGAGATGGGCGTCGACCAGTTCGCGCTGTACAACATGCACGACGCGCGGGAGGCGACCATCGACGCCTACGGGGCCGGGGTCATCCCGGCCCTGAGCGACTGA